The segment acatAATTTGGCCTTGTTACAAATGGCTTTTAAGGAAATTTTAACATATAAAGATACGGGTGACACTGATATTCATGGTGCACCACAAGAAAAACTGTATCCtcaggaagaactgaaagaaacGAAAGAAAGTTTTGATAAGTTTGAAACCCCAATAGCCCCTCTGCGCCctctaataaaaacagaatataccTTTGATAATGGAGAGGACCTGGATCCTcaaatgaatgttaaagaaattcccttttctgccactgaattagcaaaactgaaaaaagattttagcCGCTCTCCAAAGGAATTGGAAACAGAATATGTATGGAGAGTCAACTTAACTGGTGGAGACCAAATTTTGTTAACcgaaaaggaggctgagggttATTGGGGGCCAGGTGTATTTTTGACTACTGGTAATAACCGTGCTCCCTGGTCCCTAACACAGAGGGCTGCCTATTGGGCAGGTGGTCTTAACCCTTTAGAAAGGGGAGACCCTCTTGCCGTTAATGGGACAGCTGATCAATTGGTTGAAAGTGTTCAAAATAATCACAGGAGTGTTACTGTGAGACGTACATTTTAGAAGCAACACAAGtttttacaataaataataGTACTTTGAATTAGTTATTGAATATTATTTCCACGTTTAAAGGCTTCAGAATCACTTTTCCTTTAGATATGGTAGAAAAAAGATTAGCAGTAGTCCAC is part of the Coturnix japonica isolate 7356 unplaced genomic scaffold, Coturnix japonica 2.1 chrUnrandom2521, whole genome shotgun sequence genome and harbors:
- the LOC107307927 gene encoding uncharacterized protein LOC107307927 translates to MSEIIATMKSENVLFDLLEKHGARPSLSGVDWARQNWYNLQSVSDHISVLQRNARTRAGKGKSFICAVLGAALKAAVEFRDQQFEAENQTIQSLQETVKTTQELVKALQNQIGNLEIQLERERHNLALLQMAFKEILTYKDTGDTDIHGAPQEKLYPQEELKETKESFDKFETPIAPLRPLIKTEYTFDNGEDLDPQMNVKEIPFSATELAKLKKDFSRSPKELETEYVWRVNLTGGDQILLTEKEAEGYWGPGVFLTTGNNRAPWSLTQRAAYWAGGLNPLERGDPLAVNGTADQLVESVQNNHRSVTVRRTF